Proteins encoded within one genomic window of Paramisgurnus dabryanus chromosome 13, PD_genome_1.1, whole genome shotgun sequence:
- the stk40 gene encoding serine/threonine-protein kinase 40, with protein sequence MSKRRASERGAGESSSRPSKLLCTGISGNNAKRAGPFVLGPRLGNSPVQSIVQCLARKDGTDDFYQLKILTLEERGDTAGETQEERQGKMLLHTEYSLLSLLSNQEGVVHHHGLFQDRSCEIVEDVDANKVRKMKRRICLVLDCLCAHDFSDKTADLINLQHYVIKEKRLSEREAIVIFYDVVRVVEALHKKNIVHRDLKLGNMVLNKRTHRITITNFCLGKHLVSEEDLLKDQRGSPAYISPDVLSGRPYRGKPSDMWALGVVLFTMLYGQFPFYDSIPQELFRKIKAAEYSIPEDGRVSESTVCLIRKLLVLDPQQRLTATEVLESLSGIIASWQTVSSLSGPLQVVPDIDDQLNHPEHLQEAKVTEESSQYEFENYMRQQLLLAEEKNTIHETKNFLSKRHFSNVPPVRRLGHDAQPISPLDAAILAQRFLRK encoded by the exons ATGTCCAAACGCCGTGCTTCAGAACGAGGGGCTGGAGAATCATCCAGCAGACCCAGCAAGCTCCTCTGTACTGGGATATCTGGCAACAATGCTAAGAGAGCCGGTCCCTTTGTTTTAG GCCCACGGCTCGGAAACTCTCCCGTTCAGAGCATAGTGCAATGTTTAGCCAGAAAAGATGGGACGGATGATTTCTACCAGCTAAAA ATTCTGACCCTTGAAGAGCGTGGGGACACAGCAGGAGAGACGCAAGAGGAAAGACAGGGCAAAATGCTTTTGCACACAGAGTATTCCCTACTGTCACTGCTTTCCAACCAGGAGGGAGTGGTGCACCATCACGGCCTCTTCCAG GACCGTTCTTGTGAGATCGTGGAAGACGTGGATGCCAACAAAGTGCGGAAGATGAAGAGGCGAATCTGCCTGGTGCTTGACTGTCTCTGCGCTCACGACTTCAGCGACAAGACGGCCGACCTCATTAACCTGCAGCATTATGTCATTAAAGAGAAACGACTGAGCGAGCGCGAGGCCATTGTTATTTTCTACGACGTGGTGAGAGTTGTGGAGGCTTTGCATAAG AAGAACATTGTGCATCGAGACTTGAAGCTTGGAAACATGGTGCTTAATAAGAG GACTCATCGGATCACCATCACAAACTTTTGCCTCGGAAAGCATTTGGTGAGTGAGGAAGATCTGTTGAAGGACCAGAGAGGAAGTCCAGCATACATCAGCCCAGATGTCCTAAGTG GTCGGCCATACCGTGGTAAGCCAAGTGATATGTGGGCACTTGGCGTGGTGCTGTTCACCATGCTCTACGGCCAGTTCCCATTCTACGACAGCATACCTCAAGAGCTCTTCCGCAAGATCAAAGCAGCGGAGTACTCTATCCCTGA GGACGGACGAGTATCTGAAAGTACGGTCTGTTTGATCAGGAAGCTTTTGGTGCTCGACCCACAGCAGAGGCTTACTGCCACCGAGGTGCTGGAGTCTCTGAGCGGCATCATTGCTTCCTG GCAAACGGTGTCCTCCCTAAGCGGTCCTCTGCAGGTGGTACCAGACATAGATGATCAGCTCAACCACCCTGAACATCTTCAGGAG GCTAAAGTCACAGAGGAGTCATCTCAGTACGAATTTGAGAACTACATGAGGCAGCAGCTGTTGTTGGCGGAGGAGAAGAACACTATTCACGAGACCAAGAACTTTCTCAGCAAGAGGCATTTCAGTAACGTACCTCCAGTGAGGCGTCTCGGCCACGATGCTCAACCAATCAGCCCACTGGATGCCGCAATACTGGCCCAGCGCTTTCTCCGCAAGTAA